From the Bacillota bacterium genome, one window contains:
- the ilvB gene encoding biosynthetic-type acetolactate synthase large subunit translates to MKLTGAEIIVKALEAEGVEVVFGYPGGAVLPLYDKLYDSSIRHILVRHEQGAAHAADGYARATGKPGVCIATSGPGATNLVTGIANAYMDSIPIIALTGQVAVSAIGRDSFQEADITGITLPIVKHSYLVKDVRQLAPAIRSAFHIATTGRPGPVLIDLPKDVTLAQAEFEYPPQISFRGYRLPEKYSATQIYQAAKAIGESRRPVIYAGGGVVSSGAARELLELAEKAQIPVTTTLLGKGAFPETHPLSLGMLGMHGTKYANYAVSYSDLIIAVGARFDDRVTGRLDTFAPHAQVIHIDIDPAEIGKNVRVHYPLVGDVKEVLRDLIPRVEVPQTREWLEQIAQWKAEHPLTYANEEGILKPQYVIEQIWEVTKGEAVITTEVGQNQMWAAQYYKAIHPRTFISSGGLGTMGFGLPAAIGAQVGRPDAVVFDIAGDGSIQMTSQELATAVQFRLPINIAILNNRYLGMVRQWQELFHGRRYSQTDLADTPDFVKLAEAYGAEGIRVTRAEEVRPALEQAIASPKPVVIDFVIAREENVFPMVPPGESLTKMLGG, encoded by the coding sequence TTGAAGCTTACCGGCGCCGAAATCATTGTGAAAGCCCTTGAGGCCGAGGGTGTGGAAGTGGTTTTCGGGTACCCGGGCGGTGCCGTGCTTCCTCTCTACGATAAGCTTTATGACTCCTCCATCAGGCATATTCTGGTCCGCCACGAACAGGGTGCTGCCCATGCCGCGGACGGCTATGCCCGGGCGACGGGAAAGCCCGGTGTCTGCATCGCCACTTCCGGCCCCGGGGCAACCAATCTGGTGACGGGGATCGCGAACGCCTATATGGATTCGATTCCGATTATTGCCCTGACGGGTCAGGTTGCCGTTTCCGCGATCGGACGCGACTCTTTTCAGGAGGCGGATATCACCGGAATTACTTTGCCCATCGTCAAGCACAGCTACCTGGTAAAAGATGTGCGCCAGCTGGCTCCTGCTATCCGGTCTGCCTTTCACATTGCCACAACAGGAAGGCCGGGCCCGGTTCTCATCGACCTCCCGAAAGATGTGACGCTGGCCCAGGCGGAGTTTGAATACCCGCCGCAGATTTCCTTCCGCGGTTACCGCCTGCCCGAAAAATACAGCGCCACTCAGATTTACCAGGCCGCCAAAGCAATTGGGGAATCCCGCAGGCCGGTGATCTACGCGGGCGGAGGCGTGGTTTCTTCAGGGGCCGCCAGGGAGCTCCTGGAGCTTGCAGAGAAGGCCCAGATTCCCGTAACCACCACTCTGCTTGGGAAGGGGGCGTTCCCCGAAACCCATCCCCTTTCCCTTGGGATGCTGGGGATGCACGGCACGAAATATGCGAATTACGCCGTTTCCTACAGCGATCTCATCATCGCGGTGGGGGCGCGCTTCGACGACCGGGTGACGGGCAGGCTGGATACCTTTGCGCCCCACGCCCAGGTGATCCACATTGACATCGATCCGGCCGAAATCGGAAAAAACGTCCGGGTGCACTACCCCCTGGTCGGCGATGTCAAGGAGGTTTTAAGGGATTTAATCCCCCGCGTTGAAGTTCCGCAGACCAGGGAGTGGCTGGAGCAGATCGCGCAGTGGAAGGCGGAGCATCCCCTCACTTATGCAAATGAGGAGGGCATACTTAAGCCCCAGTATGTCATTGAGCAGATCTGGGAAGTCACGAAGGGAGAGGCGGTCATTACCACCGAGGTGGGGCAGAACCAGATGTGGGCCGCCCAGTATTACAAAGCAATTCATCCCCGTACTTTCATCTCTTCAGGCGGGCTCGGGACCATGGGCTTCGGTTTGCCTGCTGCCATCGGCGCCCAGGTAGGGCGGCCGGATGCCGTTGTTTTCGATATTGCGGGAGACGGAAGCATCCAGATGACGTCGCAGGAACTGGCGACTGCGGTTCAGTTCCGGCTGCCCATCAACATCGCGATTCTGAACAACCGTTATTTGGGGATGGTGCGGCAGTGGCAGGAACTGTTCCACGGCAGGAGGTATTCCCAGACGGATCTTGCCGATACGCCCGATTTTGTGAAGCTGGCGGAGGCGTACGGGGCCGAGGGAATCCGCGTCACCCGCGCCGAGGAGGTAAGGCCTGCCCTGGAGCAGGC
- the ilvD gene encoding dihydroxy-acid dehydratase, producing the protein MISSRVKHGVEKAPHRSLLKALGLTEWEMGRPFVGVVNSQNELVPGHLHLDQIAAAVKAGIRANGGTPFEFPAIAVCDGLAMNHEGMCCSLASRELIADSIEVMAVAHALDALVLIPNCDKVVPGMLMAAVRLNLPAIVISGGPMLAGRFQGREVSLSTVFEGVGAFSAGKITAEELSELEAQACPGCGSCAGMFTANTMNCLAEALGMALPGNGTIPAVAAARLRLAKQAGWQVMELLRNGIRPRDILTQAALWNALAVDMALGGSTNTVLHLPALAREAGWELELDLVDEISQKVPNLCKLSPAGNQHIQDLDEAGGIPAVMKELLGHGLISGDALTVTGRTVAENLEGAEIKRPDVIRSAADPYSPTGGLAILKGNLAPEGAVVKQSAVAPEMLVHTGPARVFNGEEEAVAAILGGRIRRGDVIVIRYEGPRGGPGMREMLTPTAAVAGMGLDREVALITDGRFSGATRGASIGHISPEAAVGGPIALVEEGDLIKIDIPGRKLELLVSEEELARRRKNWREPEPRVKSGYLSRYAALVASASKGAVLCPGGHGGWPA; encoded by the coding sequence ATGATCAGCAGCAGGGTTAAGCATGGTGTAGAAAAGGCCCCCCACCGGTCCTTGTTGAAAGCACTTGGCCTTACGGAGTGGGAGATGGGGCGTCCCTTTGTGGGAGTTGTAAACTCGCAAAACGAACTGGTGCCCGGACATCTTCACCTGGATCAGATTGCTGCGGCCGTGAAGGCAGGCATCCGGGCAAACGGGGGAACACCTTTTGAGTTTCCGGCAATTGCAGTTTGCGACGGCCTTGCCATGAACCATGAAGGAATGTGCTGTTCCCTCGCGAGCCGGGAACTGATTGCGGATTCCATCGAGGTGATGGCGGTTGCCCACGCCCTGGACGCCCTGGTACTCATTCCCAATTGCGATAAGGTGGTCCCGGGGATGCTGATGGCGGCGGTCCGGTTGAATCTTCCTGCAATTGTGATCAGCGGAGGCCCCATGCTGGCCGGGAGGTTCCAGGGCCGGGAAGTGAGTCTCAGCACCGTTTTTGAAGGGGTGGGAGCTTTCAGTGCCGGAAAGATCACGGCAGAAGAACTCTCCGAACTGGAGGCCCAGGCCTGTCCCGGCTGCGGTTCCTGCGCCGGAATGTTCACGGCGAACACGATGAACTGCCTGGCGGAGGCCCTGGGCATGGCTTTGCCGGGCAACGGAACAATTCCCGCCGTCGCTGCAGCGCGGCTCAGGCTTGCGAAACAGGCCGGCTGGCAGGTGATGGAACTGCTGAGAAACGGGATCCGGCCCCGGGACATTCTCACTCAGGCCGCCCTTTGGAATGCCCTGGCCGTTGATATGGCGCTGGGGGGTTCCACAAATACCGTCCTCCACCTCCCGGCCCTGGCGAGGGAAGCGGGGTGGGAGCTTGAACTGGATCTTGTGGATGAGATCAGCCAGAAGGTGCCGAATCTGTGCAAGCTGAGCCCGGCCGGGAACCAGCACATCCAGGACCTCGATGAGGCCGGAGGGATCCCTGCAGTAATGAAGGAGCTTCTCGGGCATGGTTTGATTTCTGGGGATGCCCTGACGGTTACAGGGCGGACTGTGGCAGAGAATCTTGAGGGAGCGGAGATTAAGCGGCCGGACGTGATCAGAAGCGCTGCCGATCCCTACAGCCCCACCGGGGGTTTGGCCATCTTGAAGGGGAACCTGGCACCTGAAGGGGCCGTTGTCAAGCAGTCTGCCGTTGCTCCGGAAATGCTTGTGCACACGGGGCCGGCGCGGGTGTTCAACGGCGAAGAGGAAGCCGTTGCTGCAATCTTAGGGGGTCGGATCCGGCGCGGGGACGTGATCGTCATCAGGTACGAAGGACCAAGGGGAGGGCCCGGGATGCGCGAGATGCTGACACCGACCGCTGCCGTTGCGGGAATGGGGCTGGACCGGGAGGTCGCTCTCATTACCGACGGGCGCTTTTCCGGGGCAACCCGGGGCGCTTCCATCGGTCACATCTCTCCGGAGGCAGCCGTGGGAGGGCCAATCGCCCTGGTGGAAGAAGGGGATCTCATCAAGATTGATATCCCGGGCCGGAAGCTGGAGCTTCTGGTCTCCGAAGAAGAGCTTGCGCGGCGCAGAAAAAACTGGAGGGAGCCTGAACCCAGGGTGAAGTCGGGCTATCTTTCCCGCTATGCGGCGCTGGTTGCCTCGGCCAGCAAGGGCGCCGTCCTGTGCCCAGGAGGGCATGGGGGGTGGCCGGCTTGA
- the ilvE gene encoding branched-chain-amino-acid transaminase has translation MGLVIYLNGAFVDEEEAKISVFDHGLLYGDGVFEGIRAYSGRVFRLQEHIDRLYESAKSILLEIGMPKEEMFEAVLETLRRNNLRDAYIRLVVTRGRGDLGLDPRKCPKPTVFIIAAQIQLYPEEMYENGLEVVTVPTRRNIVEGVNPRIKSLNYLNNVLAKIEANLAGVPEAIMLNNEGYVTECTGDNIFIIKKGEVITPPSFLGILEGVTRNAVLELAAKMGYKTAEKVFTRHDLFVADECFLTGTAAELIPVVKVDGRVIGQGKPGEITRALIREFRKLTEWDGPEIYPCVR, from the coding sequence TTGGGGCTTGTCATCTATTTAAATGGAGCCTTTGTCGACGAGGAAGAGGCAAAAATTTCCGTTTTCGACCACGGACTGCTTTACGGTGACGGGGTTTTCGAAGGGATCCGCGCCTACAGCGGGAGGGTTTTTCGCCTCCAGGAGCATATTGACCGCCTCTATGAATCCGCCAAGTCCATTCTCCTGGAAATCGGGATGCCGAAGGAAGAAATGTTTGAAGCTGTTCTGGAGACCCTGCGCCGCAACAACCTCAGGGATGCCTACATCAGGCTTGTGGTCACCCGGGGAAGGGGGGATTTGGGGCTCGATCCCCGCAAGTGCCCGAAGCCTACCGTTTTTATCATCGCGGCCCAGATTCAGCTCTACCCGGAGGAAATGTACGAAAACGGCCTGGAGGTGGTAACAGTTCCCACCCGCCGGAACATTGTCGAAGGTGTCAACCCCAGGATCAAGTCCTTGAATTACCTGAACAACGTGCTTGCCAAGATCGAAGCAAACCTTGCAGGGGTGCCCGAGGCAATTATGTTGAACAACGAAGGATACGTTACCGAGTGCACGGGGGACAACATTTTCATCATCAAGAAGGGGGAAGTAATCACACCACCATCCTTTTTGGGAATTTTAGAAGGAGTTACCCGTAACGCAGTCCTCGAACTGGCAGCGAAAATGGGGTATAAGACCGCCGAAAAAGTTTTTACCCGCCATGATCTTTTTGTTGCAGATGAATGTTTCTTAACCGGAACGGCAGCTGAGTTGATTCCGGTCGTGAAGGTAGACGGCCGCGTCATCGGGCAGGGGAAACCGGGCGAGATTACAAGGGCCTTGATCAGGGAGTTTCGCAAGTTAACGGAGTGGGATGGTCCGGAAATCTACCCCTGTGTTCGTTGA
- the hemL gene encoding glutamate-1-semialdehyde 2,1-aminomutase, which yields MQRERFQRSREMFAEACRYLPGGVNSPVRAFKAVGGGPVFIARGEGALLYDVDGNEYIDYVGSWGPLILGHLHPEVVAALQDCLKKGTSFGAPTELETELARAIVEAVPSVEMVRLVNSGTEATMSALRLARGYTGRNKIVKFEGCYHGHADFLLVKAGSGALTLGVPDSPGVPAGTAASTIAAPYNDLEALKMIFAREGEEIAAVIVEPVAGNMGVVPPREGFLEGLREITRRYGALLIFDEVITGFRVAYGGAQELYHIDPDLTCLGKVIGGGLPVGAYGGKREIMEQVAPAGPVYQAGTLSGNPLAVTAGLATLAVLRRPGTYVELERKSSLLEAGLREAAQEAGLPVTFNRVGSMFCTFFAEAPVVDYQTACTSDLRRYAAFFRSMLEQGIYLAPSQFEAGFMSLAHTDEQIERTVDAARKAFSAARNNSL from the coding sequence ATGCAGCGGGAAAGATTTCAGCGGTCGCGGGAAATGTTTGCGGAGGCCTGCCGGTATCTGCCGGGTGGCGTAAACAGCCCGGTGCGGGCCTTTAAAGCGGTGGGAGGCGGCCCGGTGTTTATCGCCCGCGGGGAGGGGGCGCTGCTCTATGATGTGGATGGGAACGAATATATAGACTACGTGGGTTCCTGGGGGCCGCTGATCCTGGGTCACCTGCACCCGGAGGTGGTGGCGGCCCTGCAGGACTGCCTGAAAAAAGGGACCAGCTTTGGAGCTCCCACCGAACTGGAAACAGAACTGGCGCGGGCGATTGTGGAGGCGGTCCCTTCCGTGGAAATGGTGCGCCTGGTCAACTCCGGGACGGAAGCCACCATGAGCGCCCTGCGCCTGGCGCGGGGCTACACAGGAAGGAATAAAATTGTCAAGTTCGAGGGCTGCTACCACGGGCACGCGGACTTTTTGTTAGTTAAGGCGGGATCGGGAGCCCTGACCCTGGGTGTACCCGACAGCCCGGGCGTTCCTGCCGGCACGGCGGCCAGTACCATTGCCGCCCCCTACAACGACCTGGAGGCTCTCAAGATGATCTTCGCGCGGGAAGGGGAAGAGATTGCAGCAGTTATTGTGGAGCCGGTTGCCGGCAATATGGGTGTGGTGCCCCCGCGGGAGGGTTTCCTGGAGGGTTTGCGGGAAATCACCCGGCGCTACGGGGCCCTCTTGATTTTCGACGAAGTGATCACGGGTTTTCGCGTTGCTTACGGGGGCGCCCAGGAGCTTTACCACATCGATCCCGACCTCACCTGTCTGGGCAAGGTGATCGGAGGCGGGCTGCCGGTGGGCGCCTACGGCGGGAAACGGGAGATTATGGAGCAGGTGGCCCCCGCAGGCCCGGTTTACCAGGCCGGCACTCTCTCAGGCAACCCCCTTGCGGTGACTGCCGGGCTGGCGACCCTCGCGGTGCTCAGGCGGCCGGGAACTTATGTGGAACTGGAGCGCAAGTCCTCCCTTCTGGAGGCAGGGCTGCGCGAGGCGGCCCAGGAGGCAGGCCTTCCGGTGACCTTCAACCGGGTCGGGTCGATGTTCTGCACCTTTTTTGCGGAAGCGCCGGTGGTGGACTATCAAACCGCCTGCACCTCTGACCTCCGGCGTTATGCTGCCTTCTTCCGTTCCATGCTGGAGCAGGGGATTTACCTTGCCCCCTCCCAGTTCGAAGCAGGCTTCATGAGCCTTGCCCATACAGATGAGCAGATCGAGCGCACGGTAGATGCTGCTCGCAAGGCTTTTTCGGCTGCCAGGAACAACTCTCTATAA
- a CDS encoding Lrp/AsnC family transcriptional regulator gives MLSPREKEMIRVLQEGVPLVNRPYRVLAEKLRMSEEELLDVVKDFIRRGIIRRFGALVRHQDLGYGANALVVWQVPEERIEEVGLLMAAFDEVSHCYQRPPRLPDWPYNLFTMIHGRSPDDCREIAARLARASGIEDYLLLFSTAELKKSCMNYFLEE, from the coding sequence ATGCTCTCACCAAGGGAAAAGGAAATGATCCGGGTGCTGCAGGAGGGAGTTCCCCTGGTAAACCGCCCTTACCGGGTACTGGCGGAAAAGCTCAGGATGAGCGAAGAGGAACTGCTGGATGTTGTTAAAGATTTCATCAGGCGGGGGATTATCCGGCGCTTCGGGGCGCTGGTCCGCCACCAGGATTTAGGGTATGGCGCCAACGCTCTTGTAGTGTGGCAGGTTCCGGAGGAGCGCATCGAGGAGGTGGGGCTGCTGATGGCTGCCTTTGACGAAGTGAGCCACTGCTACCAGCGCCCTCCCCGCCTGCCCGACTGGCCCTACAACCTCTTTACCATGATCCACGGGCGCAGCCCGGATGACTGCCGGGAGATTGCCGCCCGGCTCGCCCGGGCGAGCGGTATCGAGGACTACCTGCTGCTTTTCAGCACTGCCGAGTTAAAAAAAAGCTGTATGAATTATTTCCTGGAGGAGTGA
- a CDS encoding Lrp/AsnC family transcriptional regulator, translated as MRLDSLDRQLLNLIQSSFPITPEPYRELAETLGTSEEEVLARLERLIACGVIRRLGPVFDSRMLGYCGTLAALKVPLERIPEVAAVVNSFPGVTHNYLREGDYNMWFTLLEENPDRLEAVLEEIKKRTGITEVLNLPSKRVFKIRVNFDLGEE; from the coding sequence GTGAGGCTGGACAGTCTGGACAGGCAGCTCCTTAATTTAATCCAGTCATCTTTCCCCATCACGCCGGAGCCCTACCGCGAGCTGGCGGAAACCCTGGGCACCAGTGAAGAGGAGGTCCTCGCCCGTCTGGAACGCCTGATCGCCTGCGGAGTGATCCGGCGGCTCGGCCCCGTTTTCGACTCCCGGATGCTGGGCTACTGCGGCACACTTGCCGCCCTGAAAGTGCCCCTGGAGCGGATTCCGGAGGTTGCCGCCGTTGTCAACAGCTTTCCCGGGGTGACCCACAACTACCTGCGGGAGGGGGACTACAACATGTGGTTCACCCTGCTTGAGGAGAATCCTGACCGGCTCGAAGCAGTCCTTGAGGAAATAAAAAAGCGCACCGGAATCACGGAGGTCCTGAACCTCCCTTCAAAAAGGGTCTTTAAGATCAGGGTGAATTTCGACCTGGGGGAGGAGTGA
- the nirJ2 gene encoding putative heme d1 biosynthesis radical SAM protein NirJ2: MLVSWNTTNACNLACVHCYRDAGDRVREELDTAGGMALIDEIVQAGFKVMIFSGGEPLLRPDLYELLGHASRRGLRPVLGSNGTLITGEAARRLREAGALTVGISLDSTSPEQHDRFRGTPGAWQAAVEGMAACRREGLPFQVHTTVVEWNYEQVEELTDLAVRMGAVAHHVFFLVPAGRAVNIEEESLRAAQYERLLHRLMRKQKEVPIEVKPTCAPQFMRIAARLGLNLRFQKGCLAGTGYCVVTPAGEVQPCAYLNIPVGNVREIPFSRIWQESPVLKRLRTEDYGGGCGVCDYRKICGGCRARAYFYYGDYMAEEPWCLYRKRKSRQGRGGREAGQSGQAAP; this comes from the coding sequence ATGCTGGTCTCCTGGAACACTACCAACGCCTGCAACCTTGCCTGTGTCCACTGCTACCGGGATGCCGGCGACCGCGTCCGGGAAGAGCTGGACACGGCCGGAGGCATGGCTTTGATCGACGAAATCGTCCAGGCCGGGTTCAAGGTCATGATCTTCAGCGGGGGAGAGCCTCTGTTGAGGCCGGATCTTTACGAACTGTTGGGGCACGCCTCCAGAAGGGGCCTGCGGCCGGTTCTGGGCAGCAACGGCACCTTGATTACCGGGGAGGCGGCGAGAAGGTTGAGGGAGGCCGGCGCCCTCACCGTTGGCATCAGCCTGGACTCTACTAGTCCGGAGCAGCACGACCGCTTTCGGGGCACTCCCGGAGCCTGGCAGGCGGCGGTGGAGGGGATGGCAGCCTGCCGGAGGGAGGGTTTGCCCTTTCAGGTTCACACTACTGTTGTTGAGTGGAACTATGAACAGGTGGAGGAGCTGACCGATCTGGCAGTCCGGATGGGGGCCGTGGCCCACCACGTCTTCTTTTTGGTTCCTGCCGGTCGGGCGGTAAACATCGAAGAAGAGTCCCTGAGGGCCGCCCAGTACGAGCGTTTGCTGCACCGCCTGATGAGAAAGCAAAAGGAGGTGCCAATTGAGGTTAAACCTACCTGCGCCCCCCAGTTCATGCGGATTGCTGCCCGGCTTGGCCTGAACCTGCGCTTTCAAAAAGGGTGCCTGGCCGGGACCGGCTACTGCGTTGTCACTCCTGCAGGCGAGGTTCAGCCCTGTGCCTATTTGAACATTCCGGTGGGGAACGTACGGGAGATCCCTTTCAGCCGCATCTGGCAGGAAAGCCCGGTTTTGAAGCGGCTGCGCACGGAGGATTACGGGGGTGGGTGCGGCGTTTGTGATTACAGGAAGATTTGCGGGGGCTGCCGCGCCCGGGCCTACTTTTATTACGGTGATTACATGGCGGAGGAGCCCTGGTGCCTGTACCGCAAGAGGAAGTCAAGACAGGGGAGGGGCGGCCGTGAGGCTGGACAGTCTGGACAGGCAGCTCCTTAA
- the nirJ1 gene encoding putative heme d1 biosynthesis radical SAM protein NirJ1: MISISKLLCESENFGDFLRYSPSSREQRHGAAAGQGPVVVWNMTRACNLRCMHCYASAHPEKHPRELSTAEGKKFIDDLAAFKVPVLLFSGGEPLMRPDFFELAAHAAGRGIRATVSTNGTLITPKAARRLKEIGVGYVGISLDGIGESNDRFRGKAGAFEAALQGIRNCLEAGVRVGLRFTINRHNYNELEPIFELVEREDIPRVCFYHLAYSGRGKGMRGDDISHAQSRAALDLIMERTLDFHRRGKPREVLTVDNHADGVYVYLKLLQRDPARAERVYRLLRQNGGNRSGVAIAAVDWEGCVHPDQFTFHHTFGNVRERSFGEIWTDLSHPILAGLKNRHPLLKGRCARCRWLELCNGNFRSRAEAVYNDFWAPDPACYLTDEEIGIA; the protein is encoded by the coding sequence ATGATCAGCATCAGCAAGCTGCTCTGTGAAAGCGAAAATTTCGGCGATTTCCTGCGTTACAGCCCCTCCTCCCGGGAGCAGCGCCATGGGGCGGCGGCAGGGCAGGGCCCGGTGGTGGTGTGGAACATGACCCGCGCCTGCAACCTCCGCTGCATGCACTGTTATGCCAGCGCTCATCCCGAAAAACACCCCCGGGAACTGAGCACCGCGGAGGGGAAAAAGTTTATCGACGACCTGGCCGCCTTTAAGGTGCCGGTGCTCCTCTTTTCCGGCGGAGAGCCGCTGATGCGCCCCGATTTTTTCGAGCTGGCCGCCCATGCCGCCGGCCGGGGGATCCGCGCTACAGTTTCCACCAACGGCACCCTGATTACCCCGAAGGCAGCCCGCAGGCTGAAGGAGATCGGTGTAGGGTATGTGGGAATCAGCCTGGACGGGATCGGAGAGAGCAATGACCGCTTCCGGGGGAAGGCGGGAGCCTTTGAAGCTGCCCTGCAGGGAATCCGTAACTGCCTGGAGGCAGGAGTGCGGGTGGGCCTCCGTTTCACCATCAACCGGCACAATTACAACGAGCTGGAGCCGATTTTCGAACTGGTCGAGAGGGAGGACATCCCCCGGGTCTGTTTTTACCACCTGGCATACAGCGGCCGGGGGAAGGGGATGCGCGGGGACGACATTTCTCATGCCCAGTCCCGTGCCGCCCTCGATTTGATTATGGAGCGGACCCTGGACTTTCACCGCCGGGGGAAGCCCCGGGAGGTCCTGACGGTGGACAACCACGCCGACGGGGTTTACGTCTACCTGAAGCTGCTTCAGCGAGACCCCGCCCGGGCGGAGCGGGTCTACCGGCTGCTCAGGCAAAACGGCGGCAACCGCTCAGGTGTTGCCATCGCCGCCGTGGACTGGGAGGGTTGCGTCCACCCGGACCAGTTCACCTTCCACCACACCTTCGGCAATGTGCGGGAGAGGAGCTTCGGCGAAATCTGGACCGACCTTTCCCACCCCATCCTGGCGGGCTTGAAAAACCGGCATCCCCTCTTAAAGGGGCGCTGCGCCCGCTGCCGCTGGCTGGAGCTCTGCAACGGCAATTTCCGGAGCCGGGCGGAAGCCGTCTACAACGACTTCTGGGCCCCGGATCCGGCCTGCTATTTGACTGACGAAGAGATTGGCATTGCCTGA
- the cobA gene encoding uroporphyrinogen-III C-methyltransferase, producing the protein MRKGMVYLVGAGPGDPGLITVKGLELIRKAEVIVYDRLVNPCLLAQAAPGAELIYAGKGPAGHAMTQQEINALLVERAARGKVVVRLKGGDPFVFGRGGEEAGALAEAGIPFEVVPGVTSALAVPAYAGIPVTHRDCTSTLAIITGNEDPAKERSRIDWDRIATGAGTLVFLMGMASLPQIASRLVACGRSPQTPVAVISWGTRAEQQTLVGTLADIAPRAREAGLANPAVIVVGEVVAFREKLAWFEKKPLFGKRVLVTRAREQAGALSRALEALGGEVVEFPAIRVVEPENYEALDAAIARLESYSWVVFTSVNGVHFFVRRLRQKGRDIRALHRAKICAIGPKTGQALENYALRVACIPGEYRAEALAASLQGKVKPGDRVLLPRADLARKVLGDALSSLGAEVDEVAVYRTLPGEGDGRLVRELLAAGRIHVVTFTSSSTVRNFVQLLQEPDLSRLLAGVTVACIGPVTARTAREVGLPVHIEARRYTVEGLIEALLEASQGRGGDDQHQQAAL; encoded by the coding sequence ATGCGTAAAGGGATGGTTTATCTGGTGGGAGCAGGCCCCGGGGACCCGGGACTGATTACGGTAAAGGGTCTGGAGTTGATCCGGAAGGCGGAGGTGATTGTTTACGACCGCCTGGTCAACCCCTGCCTGCTGGCCCAGGCTGCTCCCGGGGCCGAACTGATCTATGCCGGAAAAGGCCCTGCCGGCCATGCCATGACCCAGCAGGAAATCAATGCTCTTCTGGTGGAAAGAGCAGCGCGGGGAAAGGTGGTGGTGCGCCTGAAGGGAGGAGACCCCTTTGTCTTCGGCCGGGGGGGAGAGGAGGCCGGGGCCCTGGCAGAAGCCGGGATCCCCTTTGAGGTGGTGCCGGGGGTTACTTCGGCCCTTGCGGTGCCGGCCTATGCCGGGATACCTGTGACCCACCGGGACTGCACCTCCACTCTTGCCATCATTACAGGAAACGAGGACCCCGCAAAAGAACGCTCCAGGATCGACTGGGACCGGATTGCAACCGGTGCCGGGACGCTGGTCTTTCTCATGGGGATGGCCAGCCTCCCGCAAATAGCAAGCCGGCTGGTGGCATGCGGACGCTCCCCCCAGACGCCGGTTGCCGTGATTTCCTGGGGGACGCGCGCAGAGCAGCAGACCCTGGTGGGTACACTGGCAGACATCGCCCCAAGGGCCAGGGAAGCGGGCCTGGCAAACCCGGCGGTGATCGTGGTGGGGGAAGTGGTGGCTTTCAGGGAAAAGCTGGCCTGGTTCGAGAAGAAGCCCCTCTTCGGAAAGCGGGTGCTGGTCACCCGGGCGCGGGAGCAGGCCGGCGCCCTTTCCCGGGCGCTCGAGGCCCTGGGAGGGGAAGTTGTGGAATTCCCCGCCATTCGTGTGGTGGAACCGGAGAACTATGAAGCACTGGATGCCGCCATCGCCCGGTTGGAATCCTACAGTTGGGTTGTTTTCACCAGCGTGAACGGTGTGCACTTTTTTGTCCGGCGGCTGCGGCAAAAGGGAAGGGATATCCGGGCTCTTCACAGAGCAAAGATTTGCGCGATTGGACCCAAAACCGGACAGGCCCTGGAGAATTACGCCCTTCGGGTTGCCTGCATCCCCGGGGAGTACCGGGCAGAAGCGCTTGCTGCCAGTTTGCAGGGAAAGGTCAAACCAGGCGACCGGGTGCTCCTGCCCCGGGCCGATCTTGCCCGGAAGGTGCTGGGGGATGCCCTGAGCAGCCTGGGGGCGGAAGTTGATGAAGTGGCGGTCTACCGAACCCTTCCGGGGGAAGGTGACGGCCGCCTGGTCCGGGAGCTGCTTGCAGCAGGGAGGATCCACGTGGTCACCTTCACCAGTTCCTCAACAGTTCGCAACTTTGTGCAGCTCCTTCAGGAGCCCGACCTCTCCCGGCTGCTGGCGGGGGTGACGGTGGCCTGCATCGGCCCCGTGACCGCACGCACCGCCCGTGAGGTGGGCCTCCCCGTCCATATTGAGGCCCGCAGGTATACTGTTGAAGGCCTGATAGAGGCTCTTTTAGAAGCGAGCCAGGGGAGAGGTGGAGATGATCAGCATCAGCAAGCTGCTCTGTGA